A single Altererythrobacter sp. BO-6 DNA region contains:
- a CDS encoding ABC transporter ATP-binding protein — MTSPSLAISARNLTLTLGSDAAPVEILRGIDLDVTKGEVVALLGASGSGKSSLMAVLSGLERASSGALMVAGEDFTAMDEDALAQARRGRIGIVLQAFHLLPTMTAAENVATPMELAGREGAQQRAEAELKAVGLGHRLHHYPTQLSGGEQQRVAIARAIAPRPDLIFADEPTGNLDATTGQEIIELLFARRKETGATLLMITHDRALAERCERIVTMADGVIVSDTASASAAA; from the coding sequence GTGACAAGCCCCTCTCTTGCAATTTCCGCCCGTAACCTGACCCTTACGCTTGGTAGTGACGCCGCCCCGGTAGAGATTCTGCGCGGGATCGACCTCGATGTTACCAAGGGCGAGGTGGTAGCCCTGCTCGGCGCTTCGGGTTCGGGCAAGAGCTCGCTGATGGCGGTGCTGTCCGGCCTTGAACGCGCCAGCAGCGGCGCGCTGATGGTGGCCGGCGAAGACTTTACCGCGATGGACGAGGATGCGCTGGCGCAGGCCCGGCGCGGGCGGATCGGCATCGTCCTGCAGGCTTTCCACCTGCTGCCGACCATGACCGCTGCGGAAAACGTCGCCACACCGATGGAGCTGGCGGGCCGGGAAGGCGCGCAGCAACGGGCCGAGGCGGAACTCAAGGCGGTGGGTCTGGGCCACCGGCTGCACCATTATCCCACCCAGCTTTCGGGCGGCGAGCAGCAGCGCGTGGCGATTGCCCGCGCGATTGCGCCCCGCCCCGACCTGATCTTTGCCGATGAGCCGACCGGCAATCTCGATGCGACCACCGGACAGGAAATCATCGAACTGCTGTTCGCCCGGCGCAAGGAAACCGGCGCCACCCTGCTGATGATCACGCATGACCGGGCTCTGGCCGAACGCTGCGAGCGGATCGTGACCATGGCCGATGGCGTGATCGTGTCCGACACAGCCTCTGCCAGCGCCGCCGCATGA
- a CDS encoding arylesterase, protein MAKGVWSIIPALLLAACGAEVPADQAAETGSDTNAADMATVPVMGPERNILAFGNSLFAGYGVDKSDSYPAKLQAALRARGLNAQVANAGISGDTSAAGLQRLKFTLDAQDEKPDLFILELGGNDLLRGISPEQTKANLAAMLDELKARGIPALIMGMRAPPNYGPEYQAQFDALYADLAKQYGAALIPFWLESIYQDPTLFQSDRIHPTEEGIEELVAATVEQVAGALPAEGN, encoded by the coding sequence ATGGCAAAAGGCGTTTGGTCGATCATTCCCGCACTGTTGCTCGCGGCCTGTGGCGCTGAGGTGCCCGCCGATCAGGCGGCGGAAACCGGTTCGGATACCAATGCCGCAGACATGGCGACGGTTCCCGTGATGGGGCCAGAGCGCAATATTCTCGCCTTCGGCAACAGCCTGTTCGCGGGTTATGGCGTGGACAAGAGTGACAGCTATCCGGCCAAATTGCAGGCCGCGCTGCGTGCGCGCGGCTTGAATGCACAGGTCGCAAACGCAGGGATTTCGGGCGATACCAGCGCAGCGGGTTTGCAGCGGCTCAAATTCACGCTCGACGCGCAGGACGAGAAGCCTGACCTGTTCATCCTGGAGCTGGGCGGCAATGATCTGCTGCGCGGGATTTCGCCTGAGCAGACCAAGGCCAATCTTGCCGCCATGCTCGACGAATTGAAGGCCCGCGGCATACCGGCGCTTATCATGGGGATGCGTGCGCCGCCCAATTACGGGCCGGAATACCAGGCGCAGTTCGATGCGCTCTATGCCGATCTGGCGAAGCAATATGGCGCCGCACTGATCCCGTTCTGGCTGGAATCGATCTATCAGGACCCCACGCTGTTCCAGTCCGACCGGATCCATCCGACCGAAGAGGGGATCGAAGAACTCGTCGCGGCAACGG